A window of Taeniopygia guttata chromosome 14, bTaeGut7.mat, whole genome shotgun sequence contains these coding sequences:
- the ANTKMT gene encoding adenine nucleotide translocase lysine N-methyltransferase (The RefSeq protein has 3 substitutions compared to this genomic sequence) — MDAAVEPGWEPGEPGEPGWARPGGALGARGLLALAVASGAAVWATWAVLLMPGFRRVPLRLQVPFQPSSPRQVANSLALLRGRAGKTVDLGSGDGRLVLEAYKQGLRPALGYELNPWLLCLANYRAWKAGYHGKVSFLKKDLWKVNLSDCHNVIVFLAPSVKPPLASKLLAELPDDARVVAGRYPFPSWTPSSTLGQGLDQVWAYDIKEVRREVQGSAQQSQL; from the exons ATGGACCGGGCCatggagccgggctgggagccGGGCGAGCCGGgggagccgggctgggctcgGCCCGGGGGCGCGCTGGGCGCCCgggggctgctggcactggccGTGGCTAGCGGGGCGGCCGTGTGGGCAACCTGGGCCGTGCTGCTGATGCCCGGCTTCCGCCGCGTCCCGCTGCGCCTGCAG GTGCCCTTCCAGCCCTCCAGCCCCCGGCAGGTTGCCaacagcctggccctgctgcgGGGCCGCGCCGGCAAGACGGTGGATCTGGGCTCCGGAGATGGACGGCTC gtGCTCGAGGCTTACAAGCAGGGGCTGAGGCCAGCCCTGGGCTATGAGCTGaacccctggctgctctgcctggccaACTACCGTGCCTGGAAGGCTGGGTACCACGGGAAGGTCTCCTTCCTGAAGAAGGATCTGTGGAAG GTGAATCTCTCAGACTGCCACAATGTGATCGTGTTCCTGGCCCCCAGCGTG AAACCTCCCTTGGCCAGCAagctcctggcagagctgccgGACGATGCCCGGGTGGTGGCCGGGCGCTACCCCTTCCCCTGCTGGacccccagcagcaccctgggccAGGGGCTGGACCAGGTCTGGGCCTATGACATCAAGGAGGTGCGGCGAGAGGTGCAGGGCAGCGCCCAGCAAAGCCAGCTCTGA